One window from the genome of Salvelinus fontinalis isolate EN_2023a chromosome 3, ASM2944872v1, whole genome shotgun sequence encodes:
- the LOC129851582 gene encoding LOW QUALITY PROTEIN: circumsporozoite protein-like (The sequence of the model RefSeq protein was modified relative to this genomic sequence to represent the inferred CDS: substituted 2 bases at 2 genomic stop codons), with protein sequence TLVIITGCNPGHNHPDCNPGHNHPGCNPGHNHPGCNPGHNQPVCNPGHNQPVCNPGCNPGHNHPGCNPGYNHPGHNHPHCNPGHNHPGCNPGHNHPDCNPGHNHPDCNPGHNHPDCNPGHNHPDCNPGHNHPDCNPGHNHPDCNPGHNHPGCVTLVIITLAVXPWSXSTLVIITPGCNPGHNHPGCKPGHNHPGHNPPGCNPGHNYPGCNPGHNQPGCNPGHNHPGCNPGHNHPGCNPGHNHPGCNPGHNHPGCNPGHNHPGCNPGHNQPVCNPGHNQPVCNPGCNPGHNHPGCNPGHNHPDYNPGHNHPDCNPGHNHPGCNPGHNHPGHNHPGCNPGHNHPGCNPGHNHPDCNPGHNHPDCNPGHNHPDSTLVIITLAVTLVIITLTVTLVIITLTVTLVIINPGQNHPGCNPGHNHPGYNPGHNHPGYNPGHNHPGYNPGHNHPGCNPGHNHPGCNPGHNHLGCNPGHNHPGCNPGHNQPWL encoded by the exons ACCCTGGTCATAATCACTGGCTGTAACCCTGGTCATAATCACCCAGACTGTAACCCTGGTCATAATCACCCAGGATGTAACCCTGGTCATAATCACCCAGGCTGTAACCCTGGTCATAATCAACCTGTTTGTAACCCTGGTCATAATCAACCTGTTTGTAACCCTGGTTGTAACCCTGGTCATAATCACCCTGGTTGTAACCCTGGTTATAATCACCCTGGTCATAATCACCCTCACTGTAACCCTGGTCATAATCACCCTGGTTGTAACCCTGGTCATAATCACCCTGACTGTAACCCTGGTCATAATCACCCTGACTGTAACCCTGGTCATAATCACCCTGACTGTAACCCTGGTCATAATCACCCTGACTGTAACCCTGGTCATAATCACCCTGACTGTAACCCTGGTCATAATCACCCTGACTGTAACCCTGGTCATAATCACCCTGGCTGTGTAACCCTGGTCATAATCACCCTGGCTGTGTAACCCTGGTCATAATCAACCCTGGTCATAATCACCCCTGGTTGTAACCCAGGTCATAATCACCCTGGCTGTAAGCCTGGTCATAATCACCCTGGTCATAATCCCCCTGGCTGTAACCCTGGTCATAATTACCCTGGCTGTAACCCTGGTCATAATCAACCTGGCTGTAACCCTGGTCATAATCACCCAGGCTGTAACCCTGGTCATAATCACCCAGGCTGTAACCCTGGTCATAATCACCCAGGCTGTAACCCTGGTCATAATCACCCAGGATGTAACCCTGGTCATAATCACCCAGGCTGTAACCCTGGTCATAATCAACCTGTTTGTAACCCTGGTCATAATCAACCTGTTTGTAACCCAGGCTGTAACCCTGGTCATAATCACCCTGGCTGTAACCCTGGTCATAATCACCCTGACTATAACCCTGGTCATAATCACCCTGACTGTAACCCTGGTCATAATCACCCTGGTTGTAACCCTGGTCATAATCACCCTGGTCATAATCACCCTGGTTGTAACCCTGGTCATAATCACCCTGGTTGTAACCCTGGTCATAATCACCCTGACTGTAACCCTGGTCATAATCACCCTGACTGTAACCCTGGTCATAATCaccctgact CAACCCTGGTCATAATCACCCTGGCTGTAACCCTGGTCATAATCACCCTGACTGTAACCCTGGTCATAATCACCCTGACTGTAACCCTGGTCATAATCAACCCTGGTCAGAATCACCCTGGCTGTAACCCTGGTCATAATCACCCTGGCTACAACCCTGGTCATAATCACCCTGGCTATAACCCTGGTCATAATCACCCTGGCTATAACCCTGGTCATAATCACCCTGGCTGTAACCCTGGTCATAATCACCCTGGCTGTAACCCTGGTCATAATCACCTTGGCTGTAACCCTGGTCATAATCACCCTGGCTGTAACCCTGGTCATAATCAACCCTGGCTGTAA